Proteins encoded together in one Pseudomonas sp. Seg1 window:
- the hisI gene encoding phosphoribosyl-AMP cyclohydrolase, giving the protein MNNWLDEIKWDADGLVPAIAQDHKTGRVLMMAWMNREALELTAAENRAIYWSRSRGKLWRKGEESGHVQTLHEMRLDCDADVIILMVEQIGDIACHTGRQSCFYRVFENGDWKTVDPVLKDPHAIYSAGHKHE; this is encoded by the coding sequence ATGAACAACTGGCTGGACGAGATCAAGTGGGACGCTGATGGCCTGGTGCCGGCGATTGCCCAGGATCACAAGACCGGACGCGTACTGATGATGGCTTGGATGAACCGCGAAGCGCTCGAGCTGACCGCTGCGGAAAACCGTGCAATCTACTGGTCACGTTCCCGTGGCAAGCTGTGGCGCAAGGGCGAAGAGTCCGGCCATGTGCAGACCTTGCATGAAATGCGTCTGGACTGTGACGCCGACGTGATCATCCTGATGGTTGAACAGATCGGCGACATCGCTTGCCATACCGGCCGTCAAAGCTGCTTTTACCGTGTCTTCGAAAACGGCGACTGGAAAACCGTCGATCCGGTGCTGAAAGACCCGCACGCAATCTACTCCGCAGGACACAAACATGAGTGA
- the mdoH gene encoding glucans biosynthesis glucosyltransferase MdoH, which produces MSNSQVQPETLSEYLAHLPMTDEQRAELAGCQSFSELHQRLSSSTFDAPAEAAQASVGKRLTLSTAEDLEDAEMLVLDASGRVSMKATPPIRRTKVVPEPWRTNILVRGWRRLTGRTNPPQPPKDENVLPAARWRTVGSIRRYILLLLMLGQTIVAGWYMKGIMPYQGWSFVDLDEVLHQPLLQTATQVLPYALQTSILILFGILFCWVSAGFWTALMGFLELLTGHDKYRISGKSAGNEPIAKDARTALVMPICNEDVPRVFAGLRATFESVAATGDLDRFDFFVLSDSNDTDICVAEQQAWLDVCREAKGFGKIFYRRRRRRVKRKSGNLDDFCRRWGGDYKYMVVLDADSVMSGECLTSLVRLMEATPDAGIIQTAPRASGMDTLYARMQQFATRVYGPLFTAGLHFWQLGESHYWGHNAIIRMKPFIDHCALAPLPGKGAFSGAILSHDFVEAALMRRAGWGVWIAYDLPGSYEELPPNLLDELKRDRRWCHGNLMNFRLFLVKGMHPVHRAVFLTGVMSYLSAPLWFFFLVLSTALLAVNTLMEPQYFLEPRQLYPLWPQWHPDKAIALFSTTIVLLFLPKLLSIILIWAKGAKEFGGKFKVTLSMLLEMLFSMLLAPVRMIFHTRFVLAAFLGWAATWNSPQRDDDSTPWSEAVKRHGPQTLLGFCWALLVIWLNPSFLWWLVPIVGSLMLSIPVSVISSRVGLGLKSRDESLFLIPEEYNPPQALLATDQYTHENRYHALNDGFVRAVVDPQQNALACSLATSRHGQAEPIEWLRQERVRHAIKVGPAGLNNHDRLQLLSDPVALARLHEQVWAEGHAEWLDAWRASVKADPHAPLLPLRPVSLQAQPA; this is translated from the coding sequence ATGAGTAACTCTCAAGTACAGCCAGAGACTCTGTCCGAGTACCTGGCGCATCTGCCGATGACCGACGAGCAGCGCGCGGAACTCGCGGGCTGCCAGTCGTTCAGCGAGCTGCACCAACGCTTGTCGTCCTCGACGTTCGACGCCCCTGCCGAAGCCGCCCAGGCTTCGGTGGGCAAGCGCCTGACCCTGAGCACCGCCGAAGATCTTGAAGATGCGGAGATGCTGGTGCTCGACGCCAGCGGTCGCGTCAGCATGAAGGCGACGCCGCCGATCCGTCGGACCAAAGTCGTGCCGGAGCCATGGCGCACCAATATTCTGGTGCGTGGCTGGCGCCGACTGACCGGTCGCACCAACCCGCCGCAGCCGCCGAAGGACGAGAACGTCCTGCCGGCCGCGCGCTGGCGCACCGTCGGTTCGATCCGCCGCTACATTCTGTTGCTGCTGATGCTCGGCCAGACCATCGTCGCCGGTTGGTACATGAAAGGCATCATGCCGTACCAGGGCTGGTCGTTCGTCGATCTCGACGAAGTCTTGCATCAACCGCTGCTGCAAACTGCCACGCAAGTGCTGCCGTATGCGCTGCAAACCAGCATCCTGATTCTGTTCGGGATTCTGTTCTGCTGGGTCTCGGCCGGTTTCTGGACCGCGCTGATGGGCTTCCTCGAGTTGCTCACCGGTCACGATAAATACCGCATCTCCGGCAAAAGCGCCGGCAACGAGCCGATTGCCAAAGACGCGCGCACCGCGCTGGTGATGCCGATCTGCAACGAAGACGTGCCGCGTGTGTTCGCCGGTCTGCGGGCAACGTTCGAATCGGTTGCCGCCACCGGTGATCTGGATCGCTTCGACTTCTTCGTGTTGAGTGACAGTAACGACACTGACATCTGCGTGGCCGAGCAACAGGCCTGGCTGGACGTCTGCCGCGAAGCCAAGGGCTTCGGCAAGATCTTCTATCGCCGCCGTCGCCGTCGTGTGAAACGCAAAAGCGGCAACCTCGACGACTTCTGCCGTCGCTGGGGCGGTGACTACAAGTACATGGTCGTGCTCGACGCCGACTCGGTGATGAGCGGCGAGTGCCTGACCAGTCTGGTGCGCCTGATGGAAGCCACGCCGGACGCCGGGATCATCCAGACCGCGCCGCGTGCGTCGGGCATGGACACCCTGTATGCACGCATGCAGCAGTTCGCCACCCGCGTATACGGCCCGCTGTTTACCGCCGGTCTGCACTTCTGGCAGTTGGGTGAATCCCACTACTGGGGTCACAACGCGATCATCCGCATGAAGCCGTTCATCGACCACTGCGCCTTGGCGCCGTTGCCGGGTAAAGGTGCGTTCTCCGGTGCGATCCTGTCTCACGACTTCGTTGAAGCCGCGCTGATGCGTCGTGCCGGTTGGGGCGTGTGGATTGCCTACGACCTGCCGGGCAGCTACGAAGAACTGCCGCCGAACCTGCTCGACGAACTCAAGCGTGACCGTCGCTGGTGCCACGGCAACCTGATGAACTTCCGTCTGTTCCTGGTCAAAGGCATGCACCCGGTGCACCGTGCGGTATTCCTCACCGGTGTGATGTCTTACCTGTCGGCGCCGTTGTGGTTCTTCTTCCTGGTGCTGTCGACCGCGCTGTTGGCGGTGAACACGCTGATGGAGCCGCAGTACTTCCTTGAGCCGCGTCAGCTCTATCCGTTGTGGCCACAATGGCACCCGGACAAGGCGATCGCGCTGTTCTCGACGACCATCGTGCTGCTGTTCTTGCCGAAACTGTTGAGCATCATCTTGATCTGGGCCAAGGGCGCGAAAGAGTTCGGCGGCAAGTTCAAGGTGACTCTGTCGATGCTGCTGGAGATGCTGTTCTCCATGCTGCTGGCGCCGGTGCGGATGATTTTCCACACCCGTTTCGTCCTCGCCGCGTTCCTCGGCTGGGCCGCAACCTGGAATTCGCCGCAACGTGACGACGACTCGACGCCATGGAGCGAAGCGGTCAAGCGCCACGGCCCGCAAACCTTGCTGGGTTTCTGCTGGGCGCTGCTGGTGATCTGGCTGAACCCGAGCTTCCTGTGGTGGCTGGTGCCGATCGTCGGTTCGCTGATGCTGTCGATTCCGGTGTCGGTGATTTCCAGCCGTGTCGGTCTGGGCCTCAAATCCCGTGACGAGAGCCTGTTTCTCATCCCCGAGGAATACAATCCGCCACAGGCGCTGCTGGCGACCGATCAGTACACCCATGAAAATCGTTACCACGCGCTGAACGACGGTTTTGTCCGCGCGGTGGTCGATCCGCAGCAGAACGCCTTGGCGTGCTCGCTGGCGACTTCCCGTCACGGTCAGGCCGAGCCGATCGAGTGGCTGCGTCAGGAACGTGTTCGCCACGCGATCAAGGTTGGCCCTGCGGGGCTGAACAACCATGATCGTCTGCAACTGCTGAGCGACCCGGTTGCTCTGGCGCGCTTGCACGAGCAGGTCTGGGCCGAGGGTCACGCCGAGTGGCTGGATGCCTGGCGGGCTTCGGTGAAGGCCGATCCGCATGCGCCGCTGTTGCCGTTGCGACCGGTGAGCCTGCAGGCTCAACCGGCCTGA
- a CDS encoding twin-arginine translocase TatA/TatE family subunit has translation MGIFDWKHWIVILVVVVLVFGTKKLKNLGTDVGESIKGFRKAMNDDEKPAADPTVTPAQPVPPVQPQATAQANPPHTIDVQAQKVEEPIRKDV, from the coding sequence ATGGGCATTTTTGACTGGAAACACTGGATCGTCATTCTGGTTGTCGTGGTGCTGGTGTTCGGCACCAAGAAACTGAAAAACCTCGGTACCGACGTTGGCGAGTCGATCAAGGGCTTCCGTAAAGCCATGAACGACGATGAAAAACCGGCTGCTGATCCAACCGTGACGCCTGCGCAGCCGGTGCCACCGGTCCAACCGCAAGCCACCGCTCAGGCCAACCCGCCGCACACCATCGACGTGCAGGCGCAAAAAGTCGAAGAGCCGATTCGCAAAGACGTGTGA
- a CDS encoding phosphoribosyl-ATP diphosphatase: MSDTLTRLAEVLEERKGAAADSSYVASLYHKGLNKILEKVGEESVETIIAAKDAAISGDCSDVIYETADLWFHSMVMLAQLGQHPQAVLDELDRRFGLSGHVEKASRPSA, from the coding sequence ATGAGTGACACCCTGACTCGTCTGGCCGAAGTGCTCGAAGAGCGCAAAGGCGCAGCGGCCGACAGCTCGTATGTAGCTAGTCTGTATCACAAGGGCCTGAACAAGATTCTGGAGAAAGTCGGCGAAGAGTCGGTCGAAACCATTATTGCCGCCAAGGACGCCGCCATCAGCGGTGACTGCAGCGACGTGATCTACGAGACCGCCGACCTGTGGTTCCACAGCATGGTCATGCTCGCCCAACTGGGGCAGCATCCGCAGGCCGTGCTGGATGAACTGGATCGCCGCTTCGGCCTGTCCGGACACGTCGAGAAAGCCTCGCGTCCGTCCGCCTGA
- a CDS encoding amino acid ABC transporter permease, translated as MKHKKAQWPWHVLTVLVLIGLAGALYYATSLMSYEWRWNRVPQYFAYQAEETQRAADISTVSELVRKGGSAQVTLRNDAGDEQQLTVDENSLQFAQGDDVAEGDVVGVTRHWAAGPLLWGLWTTLWLSVVSGVLGLLIGLVTGLCRLSNNPTLRDLSTIYVELVRGTPLLVQIFIFYFFIGTVMNLSREFAGIAALSLFTGAYVAEIIRSGVQSIARGQNEAARSLGLSAGQSMRHVVLPQAFKRVLPPLAGQFISLVKDTSLVSVIAITELLKSGREVITTSFSPFEILFCVAGLYLLINLPLSKIASRLERRLAQSD; from the coding sequence ATGAAACATAAAAAAGCCCAATGGCCTTGGCACGTCCTCACCGTGCTGGTGCTGATCGGCCTGGCTGGCGCGTTGTACTACGCGACGTCGCTGATGTCCTACGAATGGCGCTGGAACCGTGTGCCGCAGTACTTCGCCTATCAGGCCGAGGAAACCCAGCGCGCCGCCGATATCTCCACTGTCAGCGAACTGGTTCGCAAGGGCGGCAGCGCGCAAGTCACCCTGCGCAATGACGCCGGTGACGAGCAGCAGCTGACGGTCGACGAAAACAGCCTGCAATTCGCTCAGGGCGACGATGTGGCCGAAGGCGACGTCGTGGGCGTCACTCGGCATTGGGCGGCAGGGCCGCTGTTGTGGGGGCTGTGGACGACGCTTTGGCTGTCAGTGGTCTCTGGTGTGCTCGGTCTGTTGATCGGTCTGGTCACCGGTCTGTGTCGTCTTTCCAACAACCCGACGCTGCGTGATCTCTCGACGATCTACGTCGAACTGGTACGCGGCACGCCGCTGCTGGTGCAGATTTTCATTTTCTACTTCTTCATCGGCACGGTGATGAACCTGTCCCGCGAGTTCGCCGGGATCGCCGCGCTGTCGCTGTTCACCGGTGCTTATGTGGCGGAGATCATCCGTTCCGGCGTGCAATCGATTGCCCGTGGCCAGAACGAAGCCGCGCGTTCGCTCGGTCTGAGTGCCGGTCAATCGATGCGCCACGTGGTGCTGCCGCAAGCATTCAAACGCGTGCTGCCGCCGCTGGCCGGGCAGTTCATCAGTCTGGTCAAGGACACCTCGCTGGTGTCGGTGATCGCGATTACCGAGCTGCTGAAAAGTGGTCGTGAAGTCATCACCACTTCGTTCTCACCGTTCGAGATTCTGTTCTGCGTCGCCGGTCTGTACCTGTTGATCAACCTGCCGCTGTCGAAAATCGCCAGCCGGCTTGAGCGGAGGCTCGCGCAAAGTGATTGA
- a CDS encoding methyl-accepting chemotaxis protein: MYRWLAENLGNVSVKRKLGIGFGLVLLLTLLITFTGWTGMSGIISRGDKLGFISSLNELTKDLRLARLDYEARRGEQGPGAVTELLNKLDSGLQTARSLIEQPSDAAMVDQQLAAVAEYKRAFADMTQATVQREDARSKLGASADNAVAKVSEVEKSVLQGDSVAQFNSVIELSKLLQQARYQVRGYTYSGKAEAEQPALDAIDNALKNLESLPAKLPEQHIANLQQATDSIKAYRAAVAQFRDSQVNSAKAQARMSTQGDILLDVSKKLTESQTVVRDTDAAHAKNMLIIATLLAVAFGLLAAWAITRQIIIPLNQTLKVAERVAAGDLTHNLVSQRRDELGQLQRSMQSMTQGLRELIGGISDGVTQIASAAEELSAVTEQTSAGVNNQKIETDQVATAMNEMAATVQEVARNAEEASEAAVAADQQAREGDKVVGEAIAQIERLAAEVGHSTEAMGELKRESDKIGSVLDVIKSVAQQTNLLALNAAIEAARAGEAGRGFAVVADEVRSLAQRTQKSTEEIEELIVGLQNGTQQVATIMDNSRTLTDSSVELTRRAGGSLESITRTVSAIQAMNQQIAAAAEQQSAVAEEINRSVLNVRDVSDQTSAASEETAASSVELARLGTHLQMLVGRFKV; the protein is encoded by the coding sequence ATGTACCGTTGGTTAGCCGAGAATCTTGGGAACGTCAGCGTCAAACGCAAGCTGGGAATCGGTTTCGGCCTGGTGCTGTTGCTGACGCTGTTGATCACCTTTACCGGCTGGACCGGCATGAGCGGCATCATCAGCCGTGGCGACAAGCTCGGTTTCATCTCCAGCCTCAACGAGCTGACCAAGGACTTGCGCCTGGCACGCCTGGACTATGAAGCACGCCGTGGCGAACAAGGCCCGGGCGCGGTTACCGAGCTGCTGAACAAACTCGATAGCGGCCTGCAAACCGCTCGCAGCCTGATCGAACAACCGTCCGATGCGGCGATGGTCGATCAACAACTGGCCGCCGTCGCCGAGTACAAACGCGCTTTCGCCGACATGACCCAAGCCACCGTGCAACGCGAAGACGCCCGCAGCAAACTCGGCGCCAGCGCCGACAACGCCGTGGCCAAGGTTTCCGAAGTCGAAAAATCCGTGCTGCAGGGCGACAGCGTCGCGCAATTCAACAGCGTGATCGAGCTGAGCAAACTGCTGCAACAGGCCCGCTATCAGGTGCGCGGCTACACCTACAGCGGCAAGGCCGAGGCCGAACAACCGGCGCTGGACGCCATCGACAATGCCCTGAAAAACCTCGAAAGCCTGCCAGCGAAACTGCCGGAACAGCACATCGCCAACCTGCAACAGGCCACCGACTCGATCAAGGCCTACCGTGCGGCAGTCGCCCAGTTCCGCGACTCCCAGGTCAATAGCGCCAAGGCCCAGGCGCGCATGTCGACTCAGGGCGACATCCTGCTCGACGTCAGCAAAAAGCTCACCGAATCCCAAACCGTGGTGCGCGACACCGACGCCGCCCACGCCAAGAACATGCTGATCATCGCGACCCTGCTGGCCGTGGCCTTCGGCCTGCTGGCCGCGTGGGCAATCACCCGGCAGATCATCATTCCGCTGAACCAGACCCTGAAAGTCGCCGAGCGTGTTGCCGCCGGCGATCTCACGCACAACCTGGTCTCGCAGCGCCGCGATGAACTCGGTCAGTTGCAACGTTCGATGCAGAGCATGACCCAAGGCCTGCGCGAGTTGATCGGCGGGATCAGCGACGGCGTCACCCAAATCGCCAGCGCTGCCGAAGAGCTGTCGGCGGTCACCGAGCAGACCAGCGCCGGGGTCAACAATCAAAAGATCGAGACCGATCAGGTCGCCACCGCAATGAACGAAATGGCCGCCACCGTACAGGAAGTTGCGCGCAACGCCGAAGAAGCCTCCGAAGCCGCCGTCGCCGCCGACCAACAGGCCCGCGAAGGCGACAAAGTCGTCGGCGAAGCCATCGCCCAGATCGAGCGCCTGGCCGCTGAAGTGGGTCACTCCACCGAAGCCATGGGCGAACTGAAACGCGAAAGTGACAAGATCGGCAGCGTGCTCGACGTGATCAAATCCGTGGCCCAGCAAACCAACCTGCTGGCGCTCAACGCGGCCATCGAAGCGGCGCGTGCCGGTGAGGCCGGACGGGGTTTCGCCGTGGTTGCCGACGAGGTGCGTAGCCTCGCCCAGCGCACGCAGAAGTCCACCGAAGAGATCGAAGAGCTGATCGTCGGCCTGCAAAACGGTACCCAGCAGGTGGCGACGATCATGGACAACAGCCGCACCCTGACCGACAGCAGCGTAGAGCTGACCCGTCGCGCCGGTGGCTCGCTGGAAAGCATCACCCGCACGGTGTCGGCGATTCAGGCGATGAACCAGCAGATTGCCGCAGCAGCCGAACAGCAGAGCGCAGTGGCGGAAGAGATCAACCGTAGCGTGCTGAACGTGCGGGATGTGTCGGATCAGACCTCGGCAGCGAGTGAGGAGACCGCGGCGTCCAGCGTTGAGCTGGCGCGACTGGGGACGCATCTGCAGATGCTGGTCGGCCGGTTCAAGGTTTGA
- a CDS encoding 16S rRNA (uracil(1498)-N(3))-methyltransferase: MNLLLLEEADFIAADRVVLRDRRLTHMQEVHRSEVGDSLRVGRINGLMGSAELLRLEAGEAELRVSLVQPPPAKLPLTLVLALPRPKMLRRVFQTVATMGVSKVILVNSYRVEKSFWQTPFLEPDAIRENLILGLEQARDTVLPEIIIEKRFKPFVEDRLPAITDGTLGLVGHPGNYPPCPRALNEPVTLAIGPEGGWIPYEIDLLAKSGLQPVQLGERILRVETAVTALLARLF; encoded by the coding sequence ATGAATCTGCTGTTGCTCGAAGAGGCCGATTTCATCGCGGCCGACCGCGTCGTGCTGCGTGATCGACGCCTGACCCACATGCAGGAAGTTCACCGCTCGGAAGTCGGCGACAGCCTGCGCGTCGGGCGGATCAATGGGCTGATGGGTTCGGCCGAACTGCTTCGCCTCGAAGCGGGTGAAGCCGAGTTGCGCGTCAGTCTCGTTCAGCCGCCACCGGCCAAGCTGCCGCTGACCCTGGTACTCGCTCTGCCACGTCCGAAGATGCTCCGTCGGGTGTTTCAGACCGTGGCGACCATGGGCGTGTCGAAGGTCATTCTGGTCAACAGCTACCGGGTCGAGAAGAGTTTCTGGCAGACGCCGTTTCTTGAGCCTGACGCGATTCGCGAAAATTTGATCCTCGGTCTGGAACAGGCACGCGACACCGTGCTCCCGGAGATCATCATCGAAAAGCGCTTCAAGCCTTTCGTTGAAGACCGGCTGCCGGCGATTACCGACGGCACCCTCGGCCTGGTCGGCCACCCCGGCAACTACCCACCCTGCCCGCGCGCGCTGAACGAACCGGTGACCCTGGCCATCGGCCCCGAGGGTGGCTGGATTCCCTACGAAATCGATCTGCTGGCCAAATCCGGCCTGCAACCGGTGCAACTGGGCGAACGCATTCTGCGCGTCGAAACCGCCGTCACCGCCCTGCTCGCGCGCCTGTTCTAA
- the tatB gene encoding Sec-independent protein translocase protein TatB, with translation MFGISFSELLLVGLVALLVLGPERLPGAARTAGLWVGRLKRSFNAIKQEVEREIGADEIRRQLHNEHILSLEQEARKIFQPVQQEPTPVEHVGQQTIHSPAAATTPPAPAAVVAPTETAPAAVEHSVEHVAPNAAPITTAPHDTTLPPRAP, from the coding sequence ATGTTTGGTATCAGCTTCTCTGAACTGCTGCTCGTCGGCCTCGTTGCCCTGCTGGTGCTGGGCCCCGAGCGTCTGCCGGGCGCTGCACGCACCGCCGGACTGTGGGTCGGCCGGCTGAAGCGCAGCTTCAACGCGATCAAACAGGAAGTTGAACGTGAAATCGGTGCCGACGAGATTCGTCGGCAACTGCACAACGAGCACATTCTGTCGCTGGAGCAAGAGGCGCGGAAGATTTTCCAGCCGGTTCAGCAGGAGCCGACGCCGGTTGAGCATGTGGGGCAGCAGACGATTCACAGCCCTGCTGCCGCGACGACGCCACCAGCACCTGCTGCCGTTGTAGCTCCGACAGAAACGGCGCCAGCCGCCGTAGAACATTCTGTTGAACACGTTGCGCCAAACGCCGCGCCGATCACAACAGCGCCTCACGACACTACTCTGCCGCCGCGAGCCCCATGA
- the tatC gene encoding twin-arginine translocase subunit TatC has product MSDLPENDQHMPLVSHLTELRTRLLRCVAAIFIIFAGLFAFTQQIYTFVSTPLRQYLPVGATMIATDVSSPFLTPLKLTMMVSLFLAIPVILHQIWGFIAPGLYKHEKRIAVPLLVSSILLFYTGMAFAYYFVFPLIFKFFAAATPAGVEMMTDIASYLDFVMTLFFAFGVAFEIPVAVVLLVWIGVVDVKYLKKIRPYVIIGCFVVGMILTPPDIFSQTLLAVPMWMLFEIGILFGGLISKRERPDETADDHNDQPPATQA; this is encoded by the coding sequence ATGAGCGATCTCCCCGAAAACGACCAGCACATGCCGCTGGTTTCGCACCTCACCGAGTTGCGCACCCGCCTGCTGCGTTGCGTAGCGGCGATCTTCATCATCTTCGCCGGGCTGTTTGCGTTCACCCAGCAGATCTACACCTTCGTCTCGACGCCGCTGCGCCAGTACCTGCCGGTCGGCGCGACGATGATCGCCACCGACGTGTCATCGCCGTTCCTGACGCCGCTGAAGCTGACGATGATGGTTTCGCTGTTCCTCGCGATTCCGGTGATCCTGCATCAGATCTGGGGGTTCATCGCGCCGGGCCTGTACAAGCATGAAAAGCGCATTGCGGTGCCGTTGCTGGTGTCCAGCATCCTGCTGTTCTACACCGGCATGGCGTTCGCCTATTACTTCGTATTCCCGCTGATCTTCAAATTCTTCGCTGCCGCCACCCCGGCCGGCGTGGAAATGATGACTGACATCGCCAGCTACCTCGACTTCGTCATGACGCTGTTCTTCGCCTTCGGCGTGGCGTTTGAAATCCCGGTGGCCGTGGTGCTGCTGGTGTGGATCGGCGTGGTCGACGTCAAATACCTGAAGAAGATCCGCCCGTACGTGATCATCGGCTGCTTCGTGGTCGGCATGATCCTCACCCCGCCGGACATCTTCTCGCAGACCCTGCTGGCGGTGCCGATGTGGATGCTGTTTGAAATCGGCATTCTGTTTGGTGGCCTGATCAGCAAGCGCGAACGTCCGGACGAAACCGCCGACGATCACAACGACCAGCCGCCAGCGACCCAGGCATGA
- a CDS encoding transporter substrate-binding domain-containing protein, translating to MKKYLAMLLVGVTALVAVNAAHAGAIDDAVKRGTLKVGMDPTYMPFEMTNKRGEIIGFEVDILKAMTKAMGVKLELVSTGYDGIIPALMTDKFDMIGSGMTLTQERNLRLNFSEPFIVVGQTLLIRKELEGTIKSYKDLNTADYRITSKLGTTGEMVAKKLIAKAKYHGYDNEQEAVLDVVNGKADAFIYDAPYNVVAVNKVGAGKLVFLDKPFTYEPLAFGLKKGDYDSINFINNFLHQIHEDGTYDRIHDKWFKSTEWLKDME from the coding sequence ATGAAGAAGTATCTAGCGATGCTGCTGGTCGGCGTCACGGCACTGGTTGCAGTCAATGCGGCGCACGCTGGCGCAATCGATGACGCGGTCAAGCGCGGCACCTTGAAAGTCGGCATGGATCCGACCTACATGCCGTTCGAGATGACCAACAAGCGCGGCGAAATCATCGGTTTCGAAGTCGACATCCTCAAAGCCATGACCAAGGCCATGGGCGTCAAGCTGGAGCTGGTCTCCACCGGTTACGACGGGATCATCCCGGCGCTGATGACCGACAAGTTCGACATGATCGGCAGCGGCATGACCCTGACCCAGGAACGCAACCTGCGCCTGAACTTCAGCGAACCGTTCATCGTTGTCGGCCAGACCCTGCTGATCCGCAAGGAGCTGGAAGGCACCATCAAGTCCTATAAAGACCTGAACACCGCCGACTACCGCATCACCTCCAAACTCGGCACCACCGGTGAGATGGTCGCCAAGAAGCTGATCGCCAAAGCCAAGTACCACGGCTACGACAACGAGCAGGAAGCCGTGCTCGACGTGGTCAACGGCAAGGCTGATGCCTTCATCTACGACGCGCCGTACAACGTTGTGGCGGTGAACAAGGTCGGTGCCGGCAAGCTGGTGTTCCTCGACAAACCGTTCACCTACGAACCTTTGGCCTTCGGCTTGAAGAAGGGTGACTACGACAGCATCAACTTCATCAACAACTTCCTGCACCAGATTCACGAAGACGGCACCTACGATCGCATCCATGACAAGTGGTTCAAGAGCACCGAGTGGCTCAAGGACATGGAATAA
- a CDS encoding amino acid ABC transporter ATP-binding protein, whose translation MIEVRDLVKVFDTRGQVVRAVDNVTTSVAKGEVLVVIGPSGSGKSTFLRCLNGLEEFDSGSVSIDGLQLADPKTDVNAYRREVGMVFQHFNLFPHMTVLENLCLAQKVVRKRGKKEREAKAMELLKKVGIAQKANEFPSRLSGGQQQRVAIARALAMEPKVMLFDEPTSALDPEMVGEVLDVMKNLAVEGMTMVCVTHEMGFAREVADRVLFFDHGKLLEDASPAEFFDAPKDPRAQAFLRQVL comes from the coding sequence GTGATTGAAGTCCGCGATCTGGTAAAAGTCTTCGACACCCGTGGCCAAGTGGTCCGGGCTGTGGATAACGTCACCACCTCAGTCGCCAAGGGCGAAGTGCTGGTGGTGATCGGCCCGTCCGGTTCCGGCAAATCGACCTTCCTGCGCTGCCTCAATGGCCTGGAAGAGTTTGACTCCGGCTCGGTGAGCATCGACGGCCTGCAACTGGCCGACCCGAAAACCGACGTCAACGCCTACCGCCGCGAAGTCGGCATGGTGTTCCAGCACTTCAACCTGTTCCCGCACATGACCGTGCTGGAAAACCTCTGTCTGGCGCAGAAAGTCGTGCGCAAGCGCGGCAAGAAAGAGCGTGAAGCCAAGGCCATGGAGTTGCTGAAAAAGGTCGGTATTGCGCAGAAGGCCAACGAGTTTCCGTCACGCCTGTCCGGCGGTCAGCAGCAGCGCGTGGCCATTGCCCGGGCGCTGGCGATGGAGCCGAAGGTCATGCTGTTCGATGAGCCGACTTCGGCGCTCGACCCGGAAATGGTCGGCGAGGTGCTGGATGTGATGAAAAACCTGGCCGTGGAAGGCATGACTATGGTCTGCGTCACCCACGAGATGGGCTTCGCCCGGGAAGTGGCGGATCGGGTGTTGTTCTTCGATCACGGCAAACTGCTCGAAGATGCCTCGCCCGCTGAGTTCTTTGATGCGCCGAAGGATCCGCGCGCTCAGGCCTTTTTGCGTCAGGTTCTGTAA